One window from the genome of Camelus bactrianus isolate YW-2024 breed Bactrian camel chromosome 4, ASM4877302v1, whole genome shotgun sequence encodes:
- the LOC105078787 gene encoding recQ-mediated genome instability protein 1-like: MSVNSIALRVETWLLATWHVKVPLMWLKACINWIQEENDNINLSQAQVNKQVFEQWLLTDLRDLEHPLLPDGILEVPKGELNGFFALQINSLVDVSQPAYAQIQKLRGKNTTNDLITAETQVTPKPWEAKPSRMLMLQLTDGIVQIQGMEYQSIPTLHSDLPPGTKILIYGNISFRLGVLLLKPENVKLLGGEVDALLEEYAQEKVLARLIGETDPMVSVIPNNSNQSIPRVTDVLDPALGPSDEELLASLDENDELAANNNTSLERSCFITGSSSNTIPTRRSDCEPGLISPRSKEKPQNQSALFTDGELDDFSLEEALLLEEAVQKEQMETNKLQPLTLNKTADKSIERFSHGPNTPNNFSLTCKNRNNNWNEKNISEQMTDGDPSFSCPSDRDQNSSIFSVNHNVSLHHDFTNKDKNSETCYKKNQAISSSDGHFLNNKILDGELVNYVPKKSSQISKDNEHLLQTCSLRSSENSTDLSITMDLYSPPFIYLSVLMASKPKEVLTVKVKAFIVTLTGNLSSSGGIWSITAKISDGTAYLDVDFVDEILTSLIGFSVPEMKQLKKDPCKYRKFLEGLQKCQRDLIDLCCLMTISFNPSLSKAMVLALQDVNMEHLESLKRRLKK, encoded by the coding sequence ATGAGTGTTAATAGTATTGCATTAAGAGTTGAAACCTGGCTTTTAGCTACATGGCATGTTAAAGTACCTTTAATGTGGCTGAAAGCTTGTATTAACTGGAtccaagaagaaaatgataaCATTAATTTGAGTCAGGCACAAGTGAATAAACAAGTGTTTGAGCAATGGCTCCTTACTGATTTGAGAGATTTGGAGCATCCTCTTTTACCTGATGGCATTTTAGAAGTTCCAAAAGGAGAACTGAATGGATTTTTCGCTCTGCAGATTAATTCATTGGTTGATGTAAGTCAGCCTGCATATGCCCAGATACAAAAGTTGAGAGGAAAGAATACAACCAATGACCTAATTACAGCAGAAACACAAGTAACTCCAAAACCTTGGGAAGCAAAGCCTTCACGAATGTTGATGCTACAGCTAACTGATGGCATTGTACAAATACAGGGAATGGAGTATCAGTCTATTCCAACTCTTCATAGTGATCTTCCTCCAGGTACAAAAATTTTGATTTATGGAAATATTTCTTTTCGTCTTGGTGTTCTCTTATTGAAACCAGAAAATGTGAAGTTGTTGGGAGGAGAAGTAGATGCTCTTTTAGAGGAATATGCTCAAGAAAAAGTACTCGCAAGATTAATTGGGGAAACTGATCCTATGGTTTCAGTCATACCAAATAATTCTAACCAAAGCATCCCCAGAGTTACAGATGTTCTAGATCCTGCATTAGGACCTTCTGATGAAGAACTCTTGGCAAGTCTTGACGAAAATGATGAGCTTGCAGCAAATAATAACACCTCCTTGGAAAGAAGTTGTTTCATCACAGGTAGTTCCTCAAATACTATTCCCACCAGAAGGTCAGATTGTGAACCAGGACTTATTTCTCCAAGATCGAAGGAGAAACCACAAAATCAATCTGCGCTTTTCACTGATGGGGAATTAGATGACTTTTCACTGGAGGAAGCCTTGCTTTTAGAAGAAGCTGTCCAGAAAGAACAAATGGAGACTAACAAATTGCAGCCATTGACTTTGAACAAAACTGCTGATAAAAGTATAGAGAGATTTTCACATGGACCTAATACACCGAATAATTTTTCTTTGACttgcaaaaatagaaacaataattggaatgaaaaaaatatatctgaGCAAATGACCGATGGAGACCCATCTTTTAGTTGTCCATCTGATAGAGACCAGAACAGtagtattttttcagttaatCATAATGTATCCCTACACCatgattttacaaataaagataaGAACTCAGAGACATGTTATAAAAAAAACCAAGCCATCAGCAGTTCAGATGgccatttcttaaataataaaatattagatgGAGAGCTGGTCAATTATGTACCGAAAAAGAGTTCACAAATTTCTAAAGATAATGAGCACCTTTTACAGACTTGTTCTTTAAGATCGTCAGAGAATAGCActgatctttctatcaccatggaTTTGTATTCGCCACCCtttatctatttgtctgttctAATGGCCAGCAAACCAAAGGAAGTTCTAACAGTGAAAGTCAAAGCATTTATTGTAACCTTAACTGGAAATCTCTCAAGTTCCGGTGGCATCTGGAGTATAACAGCAAAAATTTCTGATGGTACTGCATATCTAGATGTAGACTTTGTAGATGAAATACTTACTAGTCTGATAGGGTTTTCAGTACCAGAAATGAAACAGTTAAAGAAGGATCCTTGTAAATACCGAAAATTCTTGGAAGGTTTGCAGAAATGTCAGAGGGATCTGATAGATTTGTGCTGTCTAATGACTATTTCATTCAATCCCTCCTTGTCCAAGGCAATGGTACTGGCATTACAAGATGTTAATATGGAACACCTTGAGAGCCTAAAGAGGCGATTAAAGAAGTAA